From the Salmo trutta chromosome 2, fSalTru1.1, whole genome shotgun sequence genome, one window contains:
- the fgf21 gene encoding fibroblast growth factor 21 encodes MSLCAHISLFSCSLLVLLSLSVSSYIPDSNPLLLFNDQVRERHLYTDNQRKELFLEMTPDGKVTGSPAQTSHSVLELRSVREGETVIKGVSSSLFLCVDSTGQLRGQSHYTEADCSFRELLLADGYSRFFSSHHKRYVSLTSKGSTPQHGLPFSRFLPLRNILVSRSMTNTAENRPQNQQQLDLDSDNPFGRGLTGIVSPQFSRDK; translated from the exons ATGTCCTTGTGTGCACACATCTCCCTGTTCTCCTGCTCTCTTCTGgtcctcctatctctctctgtatcatcaTATATTCCTGACTCCAACCCACTCCTGCTCTTCAATGATCAAGTCAGAGAAAGACATCTCTACACAG ATAATCAAAGAAAAGAACTGTTTCTGGAGATGACCCCTGATGGAAAAGTGACAGGGAGCCCTGCTCAGACCTCTCACA GTGTGTTGGAGTTGAGGTCAGTTCGAGAAGGTGAGACAGTTATCAAGGGTGTGTCCTCATCCCTTTTCCTCTGTGTGGACAGCACTGGCCAGTTGAGGGGACAG AGCCACTACACAGAGGCTGACTGCTCCTTCAGAGAGCTGCTGCTAGCTGATGGATACTCTCGTTTCTTTTCTTCACATCACAAACGTTATGTGTCGCTCACCTCAAAAGGCTCCACACCGCAACATGGGCTCCCGTTCTCTCGGTTCCTACCCCTGAGAAACATTTTGGTATCTAGAAGCATGACGAATACAGCTGAAAATCGACCACAGAATCAGCAACAGCTTGACCTGGACTCAGATAACCCTTTCGGCAGGGGTCTCACTGGTATTGTCAGTCCACAGTTCTCCAGGGATAAGTGA